From the Solanum lycopersicum chromosome 10, SLM_r2.1 genome, one window contains:
- the LOC101253639 gene encoding uncharacterized protein → MGDYHFVYKDVEGASTQWDDIQRKLGNLPPKAPVFKPDPFTPGEDEGSKSKDKDWIDEKTQDELDDLEDDPDLNDDRFLQEYRKKRMAEMREVAKVVRFGSVIPISGSDFVREVSQAPEDIWVVVLLYKDGYSGCQILLQCLDELATKYPVTKFVKIISTDCIPNYPDCNLPTVLVYHNGALKSNYVGLHSFGRRCTPEGVALTLCQSDPVLNDGRSKKEQSREAVLDGVRKRFLEKVVAQHEDDDGSSSD, encoded by the exons ATGGGGGATTATCATTTTGTGTACAAAGATGTTGAAGGAGCATCAACACAATGGGATGATATACAGAGGAAGCTTGGAAATCTCCCTCCAAAAGCTCCTGTTTTTAAGCCCGACCCGTTTACACCTGGTGAGGATGAAGGTTCAAAATCCAAAGACAAGGATTGGATCGATGAGAAGACTCAAGATGAGCTTGATGATCTTGAAGATGACCCAGATCTCAATGACGATCGCTTCCTTCAGGAATACAG GAAGAAGAGGATGGCCGAGATGAGAGAAGTTGCTAAGGTTGTGAGATTTGGATCAGTGATACCAATTTCTGGATCAGATTTTGTGCGAGAGGTTTCCCAAGCTCCAGAAGACATCTGGGTggttgtgcttctgtataaggATGG ATACTCAGGCTGCCAGATACTTTTGCAGTGCTTAGACGAACTAGCAACAAAATACCCTGTAacaaaatttgtcaaaattatCTCTACCGATTGCATTCCGAACTATCCAGATTGTAATCTTCCAACTGTTTTGGTGTACCACAATGGTGCATTAAAGTCAAATTATGTTGGACTTCATAGTTTTGGTCGGAGATGCACACCTGAAG GTGTTGCATTGACACTCTGCCAGTCAGATCCTGTTCTAAACGATGGGCGTAGCAAGAAGGAACAGTCCCGAGAAGCTGTGCTGGATGGAGTAAGGAAAAGGTTTCTCGAGAAGGTTGTGGCACAGCATGAAGATGACGATGGATCTTCTAGTGATTAG
- the LOC101253951 gene encoding putative germin-like protein 2-3, giving the protein MAKHFLLLNLIAVLSFCCVVLAFEPSPLQDFCVADPAGTAKVNGLACKDPKSVGADDFFFSGLHLAGNTSNTFGSKVTPANVAQIPGLNTLGISLARVDYAPWGINPPHTHPRATEILTVLEGSLQVGFVTSNPENRHITKVLKKGDVFVFPVGLVHYQRNVGNGNAVAIAALSSQNPGVISIANAIFGSEPAIATDILAKAFQVDATVAAQIQSKF; this is encoded by the exons atgGCTAAGCACTTTCTCCTGCTGAATCTAATAGCAGTACTAAGTTTCTGCTGTGTTGTGTTAGCTTTTGAGCCAAGTCCATTGCAAGATTTCTGTGTGGCTGATCCTGCTGGCACAG CTAAGGTGAATGGCTTAGCTTGCAAAGATCCCAAATCTGTTGGAGCAGATGACTTTTTCTTCAGTGGCCTACATTTGGCTGGAAACACATCAAACACTTTTGGCTCTAAGGTCACTCCTGCCAATGTAGCTCAAATTCCAGGATTGAACACTCTAGGTATATCACTGGCTCGCGTTGACTATGCACCATGGGGAATTAATCCTCCTCACACTCACCCAAGAGCTACTGAGATACTCACAGTCCTTGAAGGTTCTCTTCAAGTTGGTTTCGTAACTTCAAATCCTGAAAATCGCCATATTACTAAGGTCCTTAAAAAAGGCGATGTGTTTGTTTTTCCAGTTGGACTTGTTCACTACCAACGCAACGTGGGAAATGGAAATGCTGTTGCTATTGCTGCTTTGAGCAGTCAGAATCCTGGTGTTATAAGCATTGCCAATGCAATTTTTGGATCGGAACCAGCTATAGCAACAGATATTCTTGCCAAGGCTTTTCAAGTTGATGCCACTGTTGCTGCTCAGATacaatcaaaattttga
- the LOC101254252 gene encoding putative germin-like protein 2-3, with amino-acid sequence MAKHFLLLNLIALSFCCAVLAFESSPMQDFCVADLASTGTVNGLACKDPKSVISEDFFFGGLHLAGNTSNTFGSKVTRVNATKIPGLNTLGISLARVDYAPWGVNPPHTHPRATEIFTVLAGSLQVGFVSSNPENRHITKVLKKGDVFVFPIGLVHYQRNVGYGNAVAVAALSSQNPGVISIANVVFESEPAIATDILAKAFQVDETVVAQIQSKF; translated from the exons ATGGCTAAGCACTTTCTCCTGCTGAATCTGATAGCACTAAGTTTCTGCTGTGCTGTGTTAGCTTTTGAGTCAAGTCCAATGCAAGATTTCTGTGTGGCCGATCTTGCTAGCACAGGTACT GTAAATGGCTTAGCTTGCAAAGATCCCAAGTCTGTTATCTCAGAGGATTTTTTCTTCGGTGGCCTACATTTGGCTGGAAACACATCAAACACTTTTGGCTCCAAGGTAACTCGTGTTAACGCGACTAAAATACCAGGACTGAACACTCTAGGTATCTCACTGGCACGCGTAGACTATGCACCATGGGGAGTTAATCCGCCTCACACTCACCCAAGAGCTACTGAAATATTCACAGTCCTTGCCGGTTCTCTTCAAGTTGGTTTCGTATCTTCAAATCCTGAAAATCGCCATATTACTAAGGTCCTTAAAAAAGGCGATGTGTTTGTTTTTCCAATTGGACTTGTTCACTACCAACGCAATGTGGGATATGGAaatgctgttgctgttgctgctTTGAGTAGTCAGAATCCTGGTGTTATAAGCATTGCTAATGTAGTTTTCGAATCAGAACCAGCCATAGCAACAGATATTCTTGCCAAGGCTTTTCAAGTTGATGAAACTGTGGTTGCTCAGATACAATCAAAGTTCTAA
- the LOC101251637 gene encoding DNA-directed RNA polymerase III subunit 2 produces MGYDSTMSNTTEDSNQGIDKQHLASHIKNLVDKYQLVPEFLKVRGLVKQHLDSFNYFVRTEIKKIVRANQEIRSTLDPNIYLRYRDVHIGEPSMVFDAVTEKLCPQKCRLSDRTYAAPIYVTIDYTTGSHGQTSVSTKKNVIIGRMPIMLRSSCCVLYGKDEDELARLGECPLDPGGYFVIKGTEKVILIQEQLSKNRIIIDTDKKGSVQASVTSSTEKTKSKTIIKMEKEKVYLELNMFKTKVPIMVVMKAMGMESDQEVVQMIGRDPRFSALLLPSIEECADLKLYTQQQALEFLESDKMLKMPSYSTGPIEKGARALSILRDIFLANVPVHQHNFRKKCIYVAVMMRRMMEAILNKDAMDDKDYVGNKRLELSGQLLSLLFEDLFKTMNDEARRTIDTLLARPSRSSRLDISQYIIKDSITMGLERTLSTGNWDVKRFRMHRKGMTQVVARLSYIGSLGHMTKISPQFEKSRKVSGPRALQPSQFGMLCPCDTPEGEACGLVKNLALMTHVTTDEDERPIMSLCYCLGVEDLEQLSPEELHMPTSYLITLNGLILGKHKSPQRFANAMRRLRRAGKVGEFVSIFVNEKQRCVYIASDGGRVCRPLVIADKGVSRIKEHHMRELRDGLRDFDSFLKDGLIEYLDVNEENNTLIALYEKEATPETTHIEIEPFTILGVCAGLIPYPHHNQSPRNTYQCAMGKQAMGNIAYNQLNRMDGLLYLLVYPQRPLLTTRTIELVGYDKLGAGQNATVAVMSYSGYDIEDAIVMNKSSLDRGFGRCIVMKKYSAICQKYENGTSDRIIKPQRQGPEADRMQILDDDGMAAPGETIRNHDIYINKESPTVTRTPVTSPMGLPDSAYKSSKQTYKGPEGETAVVDRVALYSDRNNNLSIKFMIRHTRRPELGDKFSSRHGQKGVCGTIVQQEDFPFSERGICPDLIMNPHGFPSRMTVGKMIELLGSKAGVSCGRFHYGSAFGEPSGHADTVDAISETLVKHGFSYNGKDFIYSGITGMPLQAYIFMGPIYYQKLKHMVVDKMHARGSGPRVMMTRQPTEGRSRNGGLRVGEMERDCLIAYGASMLIYERLMISSDPFEVQVCRKCGLLGYYNYKLKTGICSMCKNGENISTMKLPYACKLLFQELQSMNIVPRLKLAEA; encoded by the exons ATGGGTTATGATTCTACCATGTCCAATACGACAGAGGACTCAAACCAGGGAATTGACAAGCAGCACCTTGCTTCTCACATTAAGAATTTGGTGGACAAGTATCAACTTGTTCCAGAATTCCTAAAAGTGAGAGGTTTGGTGAAGCAACACTTGGACTCCTTCAATTATTTTGTAAGGACGGAAATAAAGAAGATTGTCCGAGCAAATCAGGAGATTAGATCAACATTGGACCCCAATATTTATCTTAGGTACAGGGATGTTCACATTGGTGAACCATCAATGGTTTTTGATGCTGTAACCGAGAAATTATGTCCACAGAAATGCCGACTATCTGACCGTACCTATGCAGCACCAATTTATGTCACCATTGACTACACGACAGGAAGTCATGGGCAAACATCAGTGTCAACAAAGAAGAATGTTATCATTGGAAGGATGCCAATTATGCTTAGAAGCAGTTGTTGCGTGCTATATGGGAAAGATGAAGATGAACTAGCAAGACTTGGAGAATGCCCACTTGATCCTGGAGGATATTTTGTAATCAAAGGCACTGAGAAGGTTATTTTAATTCAAGAGCAGCTCTCGAAGAACAGGATAATCATTGATACAGATAAAAAAGGTTCTGTACAAGCATCTGTTACCAGCAGCACAGAAAAAACAAAGAGcaaaacaattataaaaatggAGAAAGAAAAGGTGTACTTAGAGTTGAATATGTTCAAAACCAAGGTCCCCATAATGGTTGTCATGAAGGCCATGGGAATGGAGAGCGATCAAGAGGTTGTGCAAATGATAGGAAGAGATCCTCGGTTTAGTGCTCTGCTTTTGCCATCAATCGAGGAGTGTGCAGATCTCAAGTTGTATACACAACAACAAGCACTGGAGTTCCTCGAGAGTGACAAGATGCTTAAAATGCCTTCATATTCTACTGGCCCAATTGAGAAGGGCGCCCGAGCTTTGAGTATTCTTCGTGACATATTTCTTGCAAATGTTCCAGTCCATCAACATAATTTCCGCAAAAAATGCATATATGTTGCAGTAATGATGAGGCGCATGATGGAAGCAATCTTAAACAAGGATGCAATGGATGACAAGGACTATGTGGGGAACAAGAGATTGGAGCTCTCCGGTCAGCTGCTATCTCTCCTTTTTGAAGATTTGTTCAAGACGATGAATGATGAAGCTAGGAGGACAATCGATACTCTTCTAGCCAGGCCAAGTCGCTCCAGCCGTTTGGACATTTCTCAATACATAATCAAAGATAGTATTACTATGGGCCTGGAGAGAACCCTATCTACAGGCAATTGGGATGTTAAACGGTTTAGGATGCACAGGAAGGGTATGACTCAGGTTGTTGCTAGGTTGTCATACATTGGATCATTAGGTCACATGACAAAAATCTCACCACAATTTGAAAAGTCTAGAAAAGTTAGTGGTCCTAGAGCACTGCAACCTAGTCAGTTTGGCATGCTTTGCCCTTGTGACACACCAGAAGGTGAAGCTTGTGGATTGGTGAAAAACTTGGCCTTGATGACTCATGTTACGACTGATGAGGATGAGCGCCCAATCATGTCTTTG TGCTACTGCTTGGGTGTTGAGGACTTGGAACAGCTTTCGCCAGAAGAGCTTCACATGCCAACTTCCTATCTTATCACATTAAATGGACTTATTCTAGGCAAGCACAAGAGTCCTCAG CGATTTGCTAATGCAATGAGGAGGCTACGGAGGGCTGGTAAAGTTGGGGAGTTTGTAAGCATCTTCGTGAATGAAAAGCAG CGGTGTGTCTACATTGCTTCAGATGGTGGACGTGTTTGTCGTCCGCTTGTCATTGCTGACAAAGGTGTTTCCAGGATCAAAGAGCACCACATGAGAGAGTTGAGG gATGGTTTGCGTGACTTCGACAGCTTTCTAAAGGATGGTTTGATAGAATATCTTGATGTCAACGAGGAGAACAACACATTG ATTGCTCTATACGAAAAGGAGGCGACACCAGAGACAACACATATTGAGATTGAGCCTTTCACAATCTTAGGTGTTTGTGCTGGTTTGATACCTTATCCGCATCACAATCAGTCCCCCAGGAATACCTATCAGTGTGCTATGGGTAAGCAAGCTATGGGAAACATTGCCTATAACCAGTTGAATCGGATGGATGGTTTGCTCTACCTTTTGGTGTATCCTCAACGCCCTTTACTGACTACAAGAACAATCGAGCTGGTTGGGTATGATAAACTAGGGGCTGGTCAGAATGCGACTGTTGCTGTGATGAGTTATAGTGGCTATGACATTGAGGATGCAATAGTAATGAACAAGTCTTCTTTAGATCGAGGTTTTGGGCGTTGCATAgtgatgaaaaaatattcaGCCATATGTCAGAAGTATGAGAATGGCACATCGGATAGAATAATTAAACCACAGCGTCAAGGACCTGAAGCTGATAGGATGCAAATTCTGGATGATGATGGAATGGCTGCTCCTGGAGAAACTATTCGAAATCATGATATCTATATCAACAAGGAGTCCCCTACAGTCACGAGGACTCCAGTCACGTCTCCTATGGGTTTGCCAGATAGTGCATACAAGTCAAGTAAACAAACTTATAAAGGTCCTGAAGGGGAGACAGCTGTTGTTGATAGAGTGGCTCTTTATTCTGATAGAAACAACAATTTAAGCATCAAATTTATGATCCGTCATACCCGTAGGCCTGAGCTTGGTGACAAATTTAGTAGTAGGCATGGGCAGAAAGGAGTCTGTGGCACCATTGTACAACAGGAAGATTTTCCATTTTCTGAACGTGGCATTTGCCCTGATCTTATTATGAATCCTCACGGATTTCCAAGCCGAATGACAGTGGGAAAGATGATTGAGCTCCTTGGAAGTAAAGCCGGTGTTTCATGTGGTAGGTTTCATTACGGGAGTGCTTTCGGAGAACCCAGTGGTCATGCTGACACAGTTGATGCTATCAGTGAAACTCTGGTGAAGCATGGATTTAGCTACAATGGCAAGGATTTTATTTATTCCGGCATCACTGGTATGCCACTACAAGCATACATCTTCATGGGGCCAATATATTACCAAAAGCTGAAACACATGGTCGTAGACAAAATGCATGCTCGTGGGAGTGGGCCTCGTGTTATGATGACAAGACAACCTACCGAAGGGAGGAGTAGAAATGGAGGTTTACGTGTGGGAGAAATGGAACGTGATTGTTTGATTGCATATGGTGCCAGTATGTTGATATACGAGCGCCTGATGATTTCTAGTGACCCATTTGAGGTTCAAGTTTGCAGAAAATGTGGTTTATTGGGATATTACAACTACAAGCTGAAGACTGGCATTTGTTCTATGTGCAAGAACGGGGAAAATATATCTACGATGAAGTTGCCTTATGCATGCAAACTCCTATTTCAAGAGCTCCAGTCAATGAACATTGTCCCACGATTAAAACTAGCAGAAGCATGA